The Pseudoalteromonas aliena SW19 genome has a segment encoding these proteins:
- a CDS encoding multifunctional CCA addition/repair protein — protein MKSNLKQVYLVGGAVRDKLLNIKSKDNDYVVIGETPKTMESLGFVPIGSDFPVYLHPKTKEEYALGRTERKSGKGYTGFVVDASPTVTLEEDLARRDLTINSMALDENGNIIDPFNGQTDLQNKTLRHTTAAFVEDPVRVLRIARFLARYGSQWSIHPSTYALMRELKNKGELTHLVPERVWLETEKALGEKHPELYFEALQGLGIFPELERMVNVPQPANHHPEGDVFVHTMLVLKRAADLNFNLETRFAALTHDFGKALSFKKHGNLRGHEREGVAVVEAFCDRLKVPNRFRDIGVLTSDNHTLCHTIDQLRPQTVHKLIVTNLNALVHPERFIAFTQACQCDAQGRGETLVDKPYPQAAKLRAIHTELQKMDKKLVVQNALKNGKKGPEIGETVKQAEIDCIKAFLEREKCQA, from the coding sequence GTGAAAAGTAACTTAAAACAAGTTTACCTCGTTGGTGGTGCAGTGCGCGATAAACTGCTAAATATAAAATCAAAAGATAACGACTATGTAGTGATTGGTGAAACACCAAAAACGATGGAGTCGCTTGGTTTTGTGCCAATAGGTAGCGACTTTCCAGTTTATTTGCACCCAAAAACAAAAGAAGAATATGCACTAGGGCGCACAGAGCGCAAAAGCGGCAAAGGCTATACCGGTTTTGTGGTTGATGCCAGCCCAACAGTAACGCTCGAAGAAGATTTAGCAAGGCGCGATTTAACCATAAATTCAATGGCGCTTGACGAAAACGGCAATATTATTGACCCGTTTAATGGTCAAACTGACTTACAAAATAAAACACTGCGCCACACCACAGCTGCATTTGTAGAAGACCCTGTACGAGTACTGCGTATTGCTCGCTTTTTAGCGCGCTATGGCAGCCAGTGGAGCATTCACCCAAGTACGTATGCGTTAATGCGCGAGCTTAAAAATAAAGGTGAGTTAACACATTTAGTGCCTGAGCGAGTATGGCTTGAAACAGAAAAAGCACTGGGTGAAAAACACCCTGAGCTTTATTTTGAAGCATTGCAAGGTTTGGGTATTTTCCCAGAGCTTGAGCGCATGGTTAATGTACCGCAACCAGCAAACCATCACCCTGAAGGGGATGTATTTGTACATACCATGTTAGTACTTAAACGCGCCGCTGATTTAAATTTTAATTTGGAAACGCGTTTTGCTGCATTAACTCACGACTTTGGAAAAGCATTGAGTTTTAAAAAACATGGAAATTTACGAGGGCACGAACGCGAAGGCGTTGCAGTAGTCGAGGCATTTTGTGATCGTTTAAAAGTGCCTAATCGCTTTCGCGACATTGGTGTACTCACCAGTGATAATCACACTCTTTGCCATACAATTGATCAGTTAAGGCCGCAAACCGTCCACAAGCTAATAGTGACTAACTTAAATGCGTTGGTACACCCAGAACGTTTTATAGCGTTTACCCAAGCATGCCAATGCGATGCACAAGGGCGTGGTGAAACACTTGTTGATAAGCCATACCCGCAAGCAGCTAAGCTGCGAGCAATTCATACTGAACTGCAAAAAATGGATAAGAAGCTGGTAGTTCAAAATGCGCTTAAAAATGGCAAAAAAGGCCCTGAAATAGGCGAAACGGTCAAACAGGCAGAAATAGACTGCATTAAAGCATTTTTAGAACGTGAGAAATGCCAAGCGTAA
- the pdsS gene encoding proteobacterial dedicated sortase system histidine kinase — MLRFGLRSKFILLSCFLFLLPWLGYEYVWEMEKFLRQGQEKTLVGTTRALATALHERPALFDEQTNFLDQVVKGRDLYAYNLKNPIQLDGKLNDWDSYQPLFWHYDKRYLQKTDNKHQASDLSFDHMVGKFDNYLYAVFKVTDNTLIYRAKNSLSITNNDYLQIGLKTPDGQFNTYIIAPRQDGWINAFDANTKTPFTKIQGYFESTESGYNVELRFPINMLGNKLGFAIVDVDNKEALLEPKIMSTSNLNNPNDLGSVLVPSPEISRILKGMGHSGSRIWVVDNHHRVLAQSGTIQNADGVWADGLANQAPETWWQRFEQNYLHPIYYKILTRPENEFLDTLHDVASMQGTHLAKALKGQPASSWRLTPDSKAVILSAAYPIWIQDQVIGAVIAEETTNGVRTLRNKSLEKLFNVILAVMLIGTVTLFFFASRISSRIRRLRDTAEQAIDAQGRVTGSINYSDANDEIGDLSRSFSNIVSRLGGYTDYLENMSSRLSHELRTPVAVVRSSLENLQSLPQNELSQKYLDRASEGVKRLGKIITTMSEATRLEQSIQSNEPEPFDLQKVINGCMQGYQLTYPNHLFALDVCQSKLPMQGAPEFIAQLLDKLINNAMEFSEANTAINVSLMQTENKATLTVSNTGPALPDGLTEHIFDSMVSVRSQQMQQQPHLGLGLYIVRLVCDYHKGSVTAKNNEQGDGVVFAVSLPLHN, encoded by the coding sequence ATGCTACGATTTGGTCTACGCAGTAAATTTATATTACTTTCATGTTTTTTGTTTTTGCTGCCGTGGCTTGGCTACGAGTACGTATGGGAAATGGAAAAGTTTTTACGCCAAGGCCAAGAAAAAACCCTCGTAGGCACCACTCGCGCACTTGCTACTGCATTACATGAGCGACCTGCATTATTTGACGAGCAAACCAACTTTTTAGACCAAGTAGTAAAAGGTCGCGATTTATACGCTTACAATCTTAAAAATCCTATTCAGCTTGACGGTAAACTTAATGATTGGGATAGCTACCAACCGTTATTTTGGCACTACGACAAACGCTACTTACAAAAAACAGACAACAAACATCAAGCCAGTGACTTATCGTTTGATCATATGGTGGGAAAATTTGATAACTACTTATACGCCGTATTTAAAGTAACCGACAATACCCTTATTTATCGCGCTAAAAATAGCTTAAGCATTACCAATAACGATTATTTACAAATTGGCCTAAAAACGCCAGACGGCCAGTTTAATACTTACATTATTGCGCCACGCCAAGATGGCTGGATTAATGCGTTTGATGCAAATACCAAAACCCCTTTTACAAAAATTCAGGGCTATTTTGAAAGTACCGAATCGGGTTATAACGTAGAGCTGCGTTTTCCTATTAACATGCTGGGCAACAAACTTGGCTTTGCCATTGTTGATGTTGATAATAAAGAGGCGTTGTTAGAGCCTAAAATAATGTCGACCTCAAACTTAAATAACCCAAACGATTTAGGCTCGGTACTCGTACCTTCCCCAGAAATTAGCCGTATTTTAAAAGGCATGGGCCACAGTGGTAGCCGTATTTGGGTGGTTGATAACCATCATCGTGTACTTGCACAATCGGGTACTATTCAAAATGCAGATGGCGTTTGGGCTGATGGGCTTGCTAACCAAGCACCTGAAACGTGGTGGCAGCGCTTTGAGCAAAATTACTTGCACCCAATTTACTATAAAATATTAACGCGCCCCGAAAATGAGTTTTTAGATACCCTGCACGATGTAGCTTCTATGCAAGGCACACATTTAGCGAAAGCCTTAAAAGGACAACCAGCATCGTCTTGGCGATTAACACCCGACAGCAAAGCCGTTATTTTATCGGCCGCTTACCCTATTTGGATCCAAGACCAAGTAATTGGTGCAGTAATAGCAGAGGAAACCACTAACGGCGTACGTACGCTACGTAATAAATCGCTCGAAAAACTGTTTAACGTTATTTTAGCTGTGATGCTAATTGGTACTGTCACACTGTTCTTTTTTGCCTCACGTATATCAAGCCGTATTAGGCGTCTGCGCGATACCGCTGAGCAAGCAATTGATGCACAAGGGCGTGTTACCGGCAGTATTAATTACAGTGATGCTAACGATGAAATTGGCGATCTGTCTCGTAGTTTTTCAAATATTGTGAGTCGACTTGGTGGCTATACCGATTACTTAGAAAATATGTCGTCACGGTTATCCCACGAGCTGCGCACGCCGGTTGCCGTAGTGCGCTCATCTCTCGAAAACTTACAAAGCTTGCCACAAAACGAGCTGAGCCAAAAATATCTCGATCGCGCCAGTGAAGGTGTTAAACGCTTAGGTAAAATAATAACCACCATGAGCGAAGCCACCCGCCTTGAACAAAGTATTCAAAGTAACGAGCCTGAGCCTTTTGATTTACAAAAAGTAATAAATGGCTGCATGCAAGGCTATCAGCTTACTTACCCAAACCATTTATTTGCGCTTGATGTATGCCAAAGCAAATTACCTATGCAAGGTGCACCCGAGTTTATAGCTCAGCTGCTTGATAAACTTATTAATAATGCGATGGAGTTTAGTGAAGCCAATACGGCGATTAATGTGAGCCTTATGCAAACTGAAAATAAAGCAACATTAACAGTGAGTAATACAGGCCCAGCGTTACCCGATGGACTCACTGAGCATATTTTTGACTCTATGGTGTCGGTGCGTAGCCAGCAAATGCAGCAACAACCACATTTAGGCTTAGGGCTTTATATTGTAAGGCTGGTATGCGACTACCATAAAGGCAGTGTAACCGCGAAAAATAATGAGCAAGGCGATGGTGTAGTGTTTGCTGTAAGCTTGCCTTTACATAACTAA
- the pdsR gene encoding proteobacterial dedicated sortase system response regulator codes for MKKIAIIEDEPAIRENYIEMLSLQGYQVSGFADRASAEVAFKNALPDLAIVDIGLGHEIDGGFLLCQTLRSLSKTLPIIFLTARDSEIDTVCGLRMGADDYLTKDISLAHLAARIGALFRRMEALAQPADANALITRGQLTLDTQRMQVFWQQQLVDLTVTEFWMLHSLAQRPGHVKSRNDLMSDAKIYVDDSTITSHVKRIRKKFVALDSTFDCIDTVYGMGYRWEQH; via the coding sequence ATGAAAAAAATAGCCATCATTGAAGATGAACCCGCAATCCGCGAAAACTACATAGAAATGCTGAGCTTACAGGGCTACCAAGTAAGTGGCTTTGCAGATCGCGCCAGCGCAGAAGTTGCATTTAAAAATGCCCTGCCCGATTTAGCCATTGTTGATATTGGCTTAGGTCATGAAATAGATGGTGGTTTTTTACTGTGCCAAACATTGCGATCGCTTTCTAAAACACTGCCTATTATTTTTTTAACCGCCCGCGATAGCGAAATAGATACCGTATGCGGCCTGCGCATGGGCGCCGACGACTACCTAACAAAAGACATAAGCTTGGCTCACTTGGCTGCACGTATTGGTGCGCTGTTTCGCCGCATGGAAGCACTTGCACAACCTGCTGATGCAAATGCCCTCATAACACGCGGGCAGTTAACGCTTGACACGCAACGAATGCAGGTGTTTTGGCAACAACAATTAGTTGATTTAACCGTAACCGAATTTTGGATGCTGCATTCACTCGCCCAGCGGCCAGGCCATGTTAAAAGCCGTAACGATTTAATGAGCGATGCAAAAATTTATGTAGACGACAGCACTATTACTTCACACGTAAAACGTATTCGTAAAAAGTTTGTAGCACTCGATAGCACCTTTGATTGCATAGATACCGTGTATGGCATGGGCTACAGGTGGGAACAACACTAA
- the pdsO gene encoding sortase-associated OmpA-like protein PdsO, with protein sequence MKKTLIALTLVASFCTPVIASTSNTPSKEAHKETAIGLGAGAIIGGVVGGPIGAFIGAFAGGLIGDSKVADNKIAEQERAITVMKEKTSDYQHVLNHNNMLEQQLEVLANQNEQLTQVQINNLLAMTVQFKTGSSVIAPHFALQLDQLVTLLNNQPQLALDLSGFADQRGDEQANLLLSKARVNAVQSYLIKHGVSHKRLSTQAFGEQQTLANSNTVEDNFFDRRVTLTTRSMNSVNGQTASN encoded by the coding sequence ATGAAAAAGACATTAATTGCGTTAACACTCGTTGCTAGTTTTTGCACTCCAGTAATTGCCTCAACATCTAACACGCCATCAAAAGAAGCTCATAAAGAAACGGCTATTGGTTTAGGTGCAGGCGCTATTATTGGCGGTGTAGTGGGTGGGCCAATAGGTGCATTTATTGGGGCATTTGCCGGTGGCTTAATAGGCGATTCAAAAGTAGCTGATAACAAAATTGCAGAGCAAGAGCGTGCTATTACGGTCATGAAAGAAAAAACCAGCGATTACCAACATGTGCTTAACCACAACAATATGTTAGAGCAGCAGTTAGAAGTACTTGCCAATCAAAATGAGCAATTAACTCAAGTTCAAATTAATAACTTATTAGCCATGACGGTGCAATTTAAAACAGGCTCAAGCGTTATTGCACCGCATTTTGCACTGCAGTTAGACCAACTGGTTACCTTGTTAAACAACCAACCACAACTCGCACTTGATTTAAGCGGCTTTGCCGATCAGCGCGGCGATGAGCAAGCCAACCTTTTACTCTCTAAAGCACGTGTAAATGCCGTGCAAAGCTATTTAATAAAACACGGCGTGAGCCATAAACGCTTAAGCACGCAGGCATTTGGCGAGCAGCAAACGTTGGCTAACAGCAACACGGTGGAAGACAACTTTTTTGATAGACGCGTAACGCTTACCACTCGCTCAATGAATAGTGTAAATGGCCAAACGGCGAGTAACTAA